DNA from Sphingomonas psychrotolerans:
TTTTGGGTTTAACAGCAAGAGCCTCGATTACGGGGCCCGCTCTTTCGCATCGGTAGGTACCATGGAAACGCAGAATATCCGCATTCGCCTCAAGGCGTTCGATCATCGGGTGCTCGACCAGGCTGCCGGCGACATCGCCGACACCGCGCGCCGCACCGGCGCCCTCATCCGTGGTCCGATCCCGCTGCCCACGCACATCGACAAATTCACCGTCAACCGCGGCCCGCACATCGACAAGAAGTCGCGCGAGCAGTTCGAGACCCGCACCTACAAGCGCATGCTGGACATCGTTCAGCCGACCCCGCAGACGGTCGACGCGCTGATGAAGCTGGACCTCGCCGCCGGCGTCGACGTTGAGATCAAGCTCGCCTGAGCGAGTTTGGGTTCAACCCCGCGAAAGCGGGGTGGACACGGGGGCTAAGCTGACATATTAGCCCGCCTCCAACGAGATTCGCGTTTCCCCTGACCGGGATTCGCTAGCTCCCCGACCGGATCATCCCGATTCAATGCAGGGAGCAGAGGGCGCCAAAGCGCACTCAAATACGAGATAGGGATACCGCCGGGCTTGCCCGGGTCTGCGTCCCCCGTCCTCCCGCTCCGGCGGGGGTCAGCCCAGACGGGGGCTCGCATCGAATTTTGGGTTGAAGCACGCACCCGAGGGAATGGTCCCGAGGGTGCCTATGCATAGGAGCAACAGATCATGCGCACTGGCGTGATCGCGAAGAAACTGGGGATGACCCGCCTGTTCCAGGACGACGGCCGCCACGTGCCGGTCACCGTCCTTAGCCTCGAAGGCCTGCAGGTTGTCTCGGTTCGCGAAAAAGATCGTGACGGTTATACTGCCGTCCAGCTCGGCGCCGGCACGGCGAAGAGCAAGAACGTTTCCAAGCCGCAGCGTGGCCATTTCGGCAAGGCCGAAGTCGAGCCCAAGGCGGTCGTCCACGAATTCCGCGTCGACCAGGACGGTCTGCTCGAAGTCGGTGCCGAAATCTCGGCCGCACATTATGTCGCCGGCCAGTTCGTCGACATCCAGGGCAAGACCCAGGGCAAGGGCTTCCAGGGCGGCATGAAGCGCTGGGGCTTCGGCGGTCTGCGCGCCACCCACGGCGTCTCGGTCTCGCACCGTTCGCTCGGTTCGACCGGTCAGCGCCAGGATCCGGGCAAGGTCTTCAAGAACAAGAAGATGGCCGGCCACATGGGTGACAAGTATCGCACCCAGCAGAATCTCGAGATCGTCGGCACCGACGTCGAGCGCGGTCTTCTCTTCGTCAAGGGTTCGGTCCCTGGCTCGAAGGGTGGCTGGCTGTTCGTCAAGGATGCCGTCAAGGTCGACCGTCATGCCGACGCGCCGTTCCCGGCCGGGATCCGTGATCCTCAGCATGCCGGTGAAGAGCATCACATCGCCGCGGTCGAAGAGGGTGCGGTCCACGAGATCGCTCCGCTGCCGAGCGCCGCGGAAGTAGCAGCCGGCGTTGCCGATGCCGACGCCCATGGCGCCGGTCAGAGCGATGCCGAGATCAGCGGTGCCGCCGACGGCGACACCAAGGGCCAGGAGGGCTGAGCGTGAAGATCAAGGTTCAAACCCTCGACGCCCAGGGCAATGGCGACATCGAGCTCAACGACGCGGTTTTCGCCGTCGAGCCCCGTGCCGACATCCTGCACCGCGTCGTCACCTGGCAGCTCGAGAAGCGCCGCGAGACGGCACGTGGCACGCGCGAGCGCGCCGACGTTGCCCGCACCGGCAAGAAGTTCGGCCGCCAGAAGGGTGGCGGTACCGCCCGTCACGGCGATCGCCGCGCGCCGGTGTTCATCGGTGGTGGTAAGGCACACGGCGCCCGCGTCCGTGACTTCAATCCGTCGCTGAACAAGAAGATCCGCGCACTCGGCCTCAAAATGGCTCTCAGCAGCCATGCCAAGGCTGGCTCGCTGATCGTCATGGACAGCCTGACGATTGCCGACAGCAAGACGAAGACCTTGCTCGGCAACATGGAGCAGCTGAACTTCGGCAAGAAGACGCTGGTGATCGACGGCGACGCGGTCGACAACAGCTTCGCGCTGGCCGCCGGCAACCTGCACACGGTCAACGTGCTGCCGGCTCAGGGCGCCAACGTCTATGACATCCTGAAGAGCGACACGCTGGTTCTGACCCGCGCTGCCGTCGAGAAGCTGGAGGCGCGCTTCAATGGCTAAAAAGCAGAAGGCTGCGATCGACAACCGTCATTATGACGTGATCGTCGCGCCGCACATCACCGAGAAATCGACGCTCGTCTCCGAGCACAACGCAGTTGTGTTCAAGGTCGCCGGCGACGCCACCAAGCCTGAGATCAAGGCCGCCGTCGAGGCGCTCTGGAATGTCAAGGTGACTGGCGTCAACACGATCGTCCAGAAGGGCAAGACCAAGCGCTGGAAGGGTGCTCCCTACAAGCGCTCCGACATGAAGAAGGCAATCGTGACGCTCGCCGACGGTGAGCAGATCGATGTGACCTCGGGGGTCAATTCGTAATGGCACTCAAGAATTATAACCCGACGTCGCCTGGCGTCCGCGGCCTGATCCTGATCGACCGTTCGGCCCTGTACAAGGGTCGTCCGGTTAAGGCGCTCACCGAGGGCAAGACCAAGACCGGCGGTCGCAACAACAAGGGTCACGTGACCTCGCGCGGCATCGCCGGCGGCCACAAGCAGCGCTATCGCATCGTCGATTTCAAGCGCCGCCTGTGGGACAAAGAAGGCACCGTCGAGCGGATCGAATATGATCCCAATCGCACTGCTTTCATTGCGCTCGTCAACTATGGCGAGATCGACGGCAAGGCCAGCGTCGCCTATATCATCGCACCGCAGCGTCTTGCTGTCGGCGACAAGGTGATCGCCGGCAAGAAGACCGACGTGAAGCCGGGCAACGCCATGGAGCTCGCTTCGATGCCGGTCGGCACCATCGTCCACAATGTGGAGATGAAGCCGGGCAAGGGCGGCCAGATCGCACGTTCGGCAGGCACTTATGTGCAGGTCGTCGGTCGTGACCGCGGCATGGTGATCGTCCGTCTCAACTCGGGCGAGCAGCGTTACATCCACGGCAATTGCATGGCGACGGTGGGCGCGGTTTCGAACCCCGACAACCAGAACCAGAATCTCGGCAAGGCCGGCCGCAACCGTTGGAAGGGTATCCGCCCGCTGACTCGCGGCGTCGCCAAGAACCCGGTCGACCATCCGCACGGCGGCGGTGAAGGCCGGACCTCGGGCGGCCGTCATCCGGTCACCCCATGGGGCAAGCCGACCAAGGGTGCGCGCACCCGCCACAACAAGGCGACGGACAAGATGATCATCCGTTCGCGTCATTCGACGAAGAGGAAGGGCTAACATGGCTCGCTCAGTTTGGAAGGGTCCGTTCGTGGACCTCCACCTCCTGAAGAAGGCGCAGACCGCGCAGGAGACCAATGTGCGTTCGCCGATCAAGACCTGGTCGCGCCGCTCGACGATTCTCCCCGACTTCGTCGGCCTGACCTTCAGCGTCTATAACGGCCGCAAGTTCGTGCCGGTGTCGGTCAACGAGGACATGGTGGGCATGAAGCTCGGCGAGTTCGCGCCGACTCGCTTCTTCCCCGGCCACGCTGCCGACAAGAAGGGTAAGCGCTAATGTCCAAGCCTCAGGCACCCCGCAAGGTCGGCGACAAGGAAGCGCTGGCGGTTGCGACCCAGATCCGCGGTTCGGCGCAGAAGCTGAACCTCGTCGCGGGCCTCATCCGCGGCCGCAAGGCCGGTGACGCGCTGAACATCCTTCAGTTCTCCACCAAGGCGATGGCAGTCGACGCGCGCAAGGTTCTCGCCTCTGCGATCGCCAATGCCGAGAACAACCACAACCTCGATGTCGACGCGCTCGTCGTCGCCGAGGCTTCGGTCGGCAAGTCGATCACGATGAAGCGCTTCGCGACCCGCGGCCGTGGCAAGTCCACCCGCATCCTGAAGCCGTTCAGCCGTCTTCGCATCGTCGTCCGCGAGCAGGAAGAAGCATAATGGGTCACAAGAGCAACCCGATCGGTCTGCGTCTTCAGATCAACCGTACCTGGGACAGCCGCTGGTTCGCGGAAGGCGCCGATTACGGCCGCCTCCTCATCGAGGACCTCCGGATCCGCCAGTACATCATGAAGACGCTGCCCCAGGCTGCGATCTCCAAGGTGGTGATCGAGCGTCCGGCCAAATTGTGCCGCATCTCGATCTATGCGGCGCGTCCCGGTGTGATCATCGGCAAGAAGGGCTCGGACATCGAGAAGCTGCGCAAGACGCTCGGCGCGATGACTTCGTCCGACGTCTCGCTGAACATCGTCGAGATCCGCAAGCCTGAAGTCGACGCCAAGCTCGTTGCGCAGGGCATCGCCGATCAGCTGGAGCGCCGTATCGCGTTCCGCCGTGCGATGAAGCGCGCCGTTCAGTCGGCGATGCGTCTCGGTGCCGACGGCATCCGCGTCGCTTGCGGCGGCCGTCTCGGCGGCGCCGAGATCGCGCGTAACGAAGGCTATCGCGAGGGCCGGGTGCCGCTGCACACGCTGCGCGCCAACCTCGATTATGCCGAGGCCACTGCCCACACCGCTTATGGCGTGTGCGGCGTCAAGGTCTGGATCTTCAAGGGTGAGATCCTCGGCCATGACCCGATGGCGCAGGATCGGCTCAACATGGAAGCTCAGACTTCCGGCGTGCGCCCCGCGCGCGACGATCGCCGCTAAGGACTATAGAACATGCTGCAACCAAAGAAATTTGCGCACCGCAAGCAGTTCAAGGGCCGCATCCATGGCGATGCCAAGGGCGGCACTTCGCTGAACTTCGGTTCCTATGGTCTGAAGGCGATGGAGCCCGAGCGGATCACTGCGCGTCAGATCGAGGCGGCTCGCCGCGCGATCACGCGTCACATCAAGCGCCAGGGGCGTTTGTGGATCCGCATCTTCCCGGACGTTCCGGTTTCGTCGAAGCCGGCCGAAGTCCGCATGGGCTCGGGCAAGGGCGCGCCGGAATATTGGGCCGCTCGCGTCAAGCCCGGCCGCATCCTGTTCGAGCTGGACGGCGTTCCCGGCCCGCTCGCCGCGGAAGCGTTCAGCCGTGCGGCGATGAAGCTGCCGATCAAGGTCAAGGTCGTGGCGCGCCTCGGCGACACCTCGCACCTGGAGGGTTGATAGAATGACCAAGCCTACAGATCTTCGTGCGAAGACCGACGACCAGCTCGGCGACGAGCTCGGCAACCTGAAGCGCGAGGCATTCAACCTGCGCTTCCAGGCCGCGACCAGCCAGCTCGAGAAGCCGAGCCGGGTCAAGGAAGTCCGTCGCGACATCGCCCGCATCAAGACGCTGCAGTCCGAGCGTACGCGCTCGGCAGCGAAGTAAGGAAGAGACCATGCCGAAGCGCGTGCTGACCGGGAACATTGTCTCGGACAAGGGCGACAAGACGGTCGTCGTGCTGGTGGAGCGTAAGGTCAAGCACCCGCTCTACGGCAAGATCATCCGTCGCTCGAAGAAGTACCATGCCCATGACGAGGGCAACGAGTATCGCGAGGGCGAAACCGTGCGGATCGAAGAGATCGCGCCGATTTCGAAGCTCAAGACGTGGAAAGTGATCGAGCGGGTCAACACCCACGCGACTCCCGCCACGTCGGACGCCGCCGCGTAGTTTTTAACTGGAACCACCGGGCCAGACTGGTCCCGGCAGGCCAAACGAGAAGGAACCGGATCGATGATCCAGATGCAGTCCAATCTCGACGTCGCTGACAATAGCGGCGCGAAGCGGGTGCAGTGCATCAAGGTGCTGGGCGGGTCGAAGCGTCGCTTCGCCGGCGTGGGCGACGTCATCGTCGTCAGCATCAAGGAAGCTGCTCCCCGCGGCAAGGTGAAGAAGGGTGACGTGCATCGCGCGGTCATCGTTCGCACCGCCAAGGATGTCCGTCGTACCGACGGCTCGGTGATCCGCTTCGACGGCAATGCCGCGGTGCTGGTCAACAAGAACGAGGAGCCGATCGGCACCCGTATCTTCGGGCCGGTGGTTCGCGAGCTGCGTTCGCGCGGCTTCATGAAGATCATTTCGCTCGCGCCCGAGGTGCTGTGATGGCAACTGCCAAGATCAAGAAGGGCGACCAGGTCATCGTCCTGTCCGGCAAGGACAAGGGACGGACCGGTGAAGTCGTCAAGTCGCTGCCCAAGGACGGCAAGGTCGTCGTTTCGGGCGTCAATGTCGCGGTCCGCCACGTCAAGCCGAGCCAGGGCGATCCCCAGGGCGGGCTGAAGCGTTCGGAAGCGCCGATGCACGTTTCGAAGGTCGCGCACGTGACCGCCGACGGCAAGGCCACGCGCGTTCGTTTCGAAGAGCGCGACGGCAAGAAGGTTCGCGTTGCGGTCAAGACCGGGGAGGTCATCAGTGGCTGATAAGTATACCCCGCGCCTCAAGGGCATGTACGACGAGACCATCGCCAAGGCGATGATCGAGAAGTTCGGCTACAAGAACCTCATGGAAGTTCCGCGGATCGACAAGATCGTGCTGAACATGGGCGTTGGCGAGGCCACCCAGGACAAGAAGAAGGTCGAGCAGGCTGCTGCGGAGATGGAACTCATCGCCGGTCAGAAGCCTGTCGTCGCCAAGGCGAAGAAGTCGATCGCACAGTTCAAGCTGCGCGAAGGCATGCCGATCGGCTGCAAGGTGACCTTGCGCCGTGAGCGGATGTACGAGTTCCTCGACCGCTTCATCACGATCGCGCTCCCGCGCGTTCGCGATTTCCGTGGGCTGAACCCGAAGAGCTTCGACGGGCGCGGCAATTATGCCTGCGGCCTTAAGGAGCAGCTCGTGTTCCCCGAGATCAGCTATGACCGCATCGACAAGGTGCGCGGCATGGACGTGATCGTCACCACCACCGCCAAGACCGATGACGAGGCTCGCGAGCTTCTTCGTCTGTTCGGCTTCCCGTTCCCCATCGAGGCGGACGGCGAAGCGAAGCAAGCGGCGTAGGAAGGACTTAAGTCGATGGCGAAACTGAGTTCGATCAACAAGAACGAGCGTCGCAAGCTGCTCGTCAAGAAATATGCCGGCAAGTATGCGAAGCTGAAGGCAACCGCGAACGACGAGAGCTTGGATGATACCGAGCGCCTCATCGCGCGGCTGAAGATGGCCGAGATTCCGCGGAACGGTAACCCGACCCGCATTCGCAACCGTTGCGAGCTCACCGGCCGCCCGCGCGCCTATTACCGCAAGTTCCGTCTCGCACGCGTCATGCTGCGCGATCTGGCCAACAAGGGCCTGATCCCCGGCGTCACGAAGTCGAGCTGGTAAGGACTACGAGATGGCTTTGACCGATCCACTGGGTGATATGCTCACCCGCATCCGCAACGGCCAGCGCGCCAAGAAGGACTCTGTCCTGACCCCGGCGTCGAAGCTGCGTGCGCGCGTTCTCGATGTTCTCCAGCGCGAAGGCTACATCCGTGGCTATAGCGAAGAGCAGATGGGCCCCGCCGCGGGCATCCGCATCGAGCTGAAATATTTCGAGGGCCAGCCGGCGATCAAGCACGTCGCGCGCGTCTCGAAGCCCGGCCGCCGCGTCTATTCGGGTTCGCAGGAACTGCCCCGGATCCGCAACGGCCTCGGCATCACGATCGTCTCGACGCCTCGCGGCGTTCTGTCCGACGCGGAAGCGCGCGAGCAGAATGTCGGCGGCGAAGTGCTCGCGGAGGTGTTCTGATGAGCCGCATTGGCAAGAAGCCGGTCTCCGTACCGGCAGGCGTCACGACCTCGATCGAGGGCAAGACGCTCAGCGTGAAGGGGCCGAAGGGCACCCTGAGCCTCGTGATGCGCGAAGAGATCAGCTACACGCTCGAGGACGGCAGCATTTCGGTGCAGCCGGCCAACGAGACCAAGGCGGCGCGTGCCTTTTGGGGCATGCAGCGCACGCTCGTGCAGAACCTGATCACCGGCGTGACCGAGGGCTTCACCAAGAAGCTCCTGATCACCGGCGTCGGCTATCGCGCGGCATCGCAGGGCAAGGTGCTCAAGCTCCAGCTCGGCTATTCGCATGACGTGAACGTCGACGTGCCGGAAGGCATCGAGATCAAGACCCCTGATCAGACCACGGTCGAGATCTCGGGGATCGACAAGCAGAAGGTCGGCCAGATTGCGGCCGAGATTCGCCGCTGGCGGAAGCCCGAGCCCTATAAGGGCAAGGGCATCAAGTATGACGGCGAGTTCATCTTCCGTAAGGAAGGGAAGAAGAAGTGATCAGCACCAAGGGTCTTTCGCTTTTCGCAAAGCGCCGTCGCCGCAACCGTACTGCGCTGCGTAGCCGCGCTGGTGGCCGTCCCCGGCTTTCGATCCATCGCTCGGGCAAGCACATCTATGCCCAGGTGATCGACGATACGCAGGGTCGTACGATCGCCTCTGCCTCGACGCTCGAAAAGGACGTGCGCGGCACGACCGGCGCGACCGTTGCAGCGGCGCAGGATGTCGGCAAGCGCGTTGCCGAGGCAGCCAAGGCCGCCGGCGTAACGCAGGTCGTCTTCGATCGCGGCGGCTTCCTTTATCATGGCCGCGTCAAGGCGCTGGCGGATGCCGCTCGCGAGAGCGGACTGGAGTTCTAACAATGGCTGACGAGAACAACACGCCAGAAACTGGCGGCGCTCCCGCCGAAGCCAGCACCCCCGCGCCGGAGAGCACGGGCTATCAGGGCGGCGGCGGCGGTGGTCGCGGTCGCGGTGGTCCCGGCGGCGGTGGCGGCGGTGGTCGCGGTCGTGGCGGCCCGGGTGGCGGCGGCGGCGGCGGCGGTGGTCGCGGCGGCCGTGACGGCGGCCGTGGCGGTCGTGACAATCGCGGCGGTCCGCGCGGCGCTACCGATGACGGCGGCGAAGAGCTGATCGAGAAGCTGGTTCACATCAACCGCGTCTCGAAGACGGTGAAGGGCGGCAAGCGCTTCGGTTTTGCAGCGCTGGTCGTCGTCGGCGACGGCAAGGGCCGGGTCGGCTTCGGCCATGGCAAGGCGCGCGAAGTGCCGGAAGCCATCTCCAAGGCCACTGCGGCCGCGAAGAAGGCAATGGTTCGCGTTCCGCTCAAGGAAGGCCGCACCCTGCATCATGACGGCAATGGCCACTTCGGTGCCGGCCGCGTGACGCTGCGTACGGCGCCTGCCGGTACCGGGATCATCGCGGGTGGCCCGATGCGCGCCATCTTCGAGAGCCTCGGCGTTGCCGACGTCGTGACCAAGTCGGTCGGCACGTCGAATCCCTACAACATGATCCGCGCCACTTTCGAGGCGCTGACCGAGCAGACTTCGCCGAAGTCTGTCGCTCAGCGGCGCGGCAAGAAGATCGCCGACCTGCTCGGCCGCGGTGGTTCGCAAACCGCCGAGGCGGATGCGGCTGCGGTCGCGGAGTAAACGATCATGGCAACCATCAAGATCAAGCAGACCGGTTCGCCGATCCGCCGCACCGGTGATCAGCGCGCAACGCTGATCGGTCTCGGCCTCAACAAGATGCACCGGGTCTCGGAGCTGCAGGACAGCCCCGAGGTCCGCGGGATGATCCGCAAGGTGCAGCACATGGTCGAGGTCGTCGAGGGCTGAGCCTTCGCGCCACGAACGAAACAGGGAAGGGGCGGTAGGCGACTACCGCCCCTTTTCTCATTAGCGTGCGGACGGCTGGCGAATGTCGGCTATCGCCCCACAAGCAGTCGTTGGTGTCGTCCCTTGGCTAGCCTTCAAGCGGTCGGTAGTGATCGCAAGCGGACAATGTCTCTAAAAACGGTCCGCCACGTATGAGGCCGTCGA
Protein-coding regions in this window:
- the rpsJ gene encoding 30S ribosomal protein S10, translating into METQNIRIRLKAFDHRVLDQAAGDIADTARRTGALIRGPIPLPTHIDKFTVNRGPHIDKKSREQFETRTYKRMLDIVQPTPQTVDALMKLDLAAGVDVEIKLA
- the rplC gene encoding 50S ribosomal protein L3 codes for the protein MRTGVIAKKLGMTRLFQDDGRHVPVTVLSLEGLQVVSVREKDRDGYTAVQLGAGTAKSKNVSKPQRGHFGKAEVEPKAVVHEFRVDQDGLLEVGAEISAAHYVAGQFVDIQGKTQGKGFQGGMKRWGFGGLRATHGVSVSHRSLGSTGQRQDPGKVFKNKKMAGHMGDKYRTQQNLEIVGTDVERGLLFVKGSVPGSKGGWLFVKDAVKVDRHADAPFPAGIRDPQHAGEEHHIAAVEEGAVHEIAPLPSAAEVAAGVADADAHGAGQSDAEISGAADGDTKGQEG
- the rplD gene encoding 50S ribosomal protein L4; translation: MKIKVQTLDAQGNGDIELNDAVFAVEPRADILHRVVTWQLEKRRETARGTRERADVARTGKKFGRQKGGGTARHGDRRAPVFIGGGKAHGARVRDFNPSLNKKIRALGLKMALSSHAKAGSLIVMDSLTIADSKTKTLLGNMEQLNFGKKTLVIDGDAVDNSFALAAGNLHTVNVLPAQGANVYDILKSDTLVLTRAAVEKLEARFNG
- a CDS encoding 50S ribosomal protein L23, which encodes MAKKQKAAIDNRHYDVIVAPHITEKSTLVSEHNAVVFKVAGDATKPEIKAAVEALWNVKVTGVNTIVQKGKTKRWKGAPYKRSDMKKAIVTLADGEQIDVTSGVNS
- the rplB gene encoding 50S ribosomal protein L2, coding for MALKNYNPTSPGVRGLILIDRSALYKGRPVKALTEGKTKTGGRNNKGHVTSRGIAGGHKQRYRIVDFKRRLWDKEGTVERIEYDPNRTAFIALVNYGEIDGKASVAYIIAPQRLAVGDKVIAGKKTDVKPGNAMELASMPVGTIVHNVEMKPGKGGQIARSAGTYVQVVGRDRGMVIVRLNSGEQRYIHGNCMATVGAVSNPDNQNQNLGKAGRNRWKGIRPLTRGVAKNPVDHPHGGGEGRTSGGRHPVTPWGKPTKGARTRHNKATDKMIIRSRHSTKRKG
- the rpsS gene encoding 30S ribosomal protein S19, which gives rise to MARSVWKGPFVDLHLLKKAQTAQETNVRSPIKTWSRRSTILPDFVGLTFSVYNGRKFVPVSVNEDMVGMKLGEFAPTRFFPGHAADKKGKR
- the rplV gene encoding 50S ribosomal protein L22 produces the protein MSKPQAPRKVGDKEALAVATQIRGSAQKLNLVAGLIRGRKAGDALNILQFSTKAMAVDARKVLASAIANAENNHNLDVDALVVAEASVGKSITMKRFATRGRGKSTRILKPFSRLRIVVREQEEA
- the rpsC gene encoding 30S ribosomal protein S3; its protein translation is MGHKSNPIGLRLQINRTWDSRWFAEGADYGRLLIEDLRIRQYIMKTLPQAAISKVVIERPAKLCRISIYAARPGVIIGKKGSDIEKLRKTLGAMTSSDVSLNIVEIRKPEVDAKLVAQGIADQLERRIAFRRAMKRAVQSAMRLGADGIRVACGGRLGGAEIARNEGYREGRVPLHTLRANLDYAEATAHTAYGVCGVKVWIFKGEILGHDPMAQDRLNMEAQTSGVRPARDDRR
- the rplP gene encoding 50S ribosomal protein L16, coding for MLQPKKFAHRKQFKGRIHGDAKGGTSLNFGSYGLKAMEPERITARQIEAARRAITRHIKRQGRLWIRIFPDVPVSSKPAEVRMGSGKGAPEYWAARVKPGRILFELDGVPGPLAAEAFSRAAMKLPIKVKVVARLGDTSHLEG
- the rpmC gene encoding 50S ribosomal protein L29, giving the protein MTKPTDLRAKTDDQLGDELGNLKREAFNLRFQAATSQLEKPSRVKEVRRDIARIKTLQSERTRSAAK
- the rpsQ gene encoding 30S ribosomal protein S17 — protein: MPKRVLTGNIVSDKGDKTVVVLVERKVKHPLYGKIIRRSKKYHAHDEGNEYREGETVRIEEIAPISKLKTWKVIERVNTHATPATSDAAA
- the rplN gene encoding 50S ribosomal protein L14; the encoded protein is MIQMQSNLDVADNSGAKRVQCIKVLGGSKRRFAGVGDVIVVSIKEAAPRGKVKKGDVHRAVIVRTAKDVRRTDGSVIRFDGNAAVLVNKNEEPIGTRIFGPVVRELRSRGFMKIISLAPEVL
- the rplX gene encoding 50S ribosomal protein L24: MATAKIKKGDQVIVLSGKDKGRTGEVVKSLPKDGKVVVSGVNVAVRHVKPSQGDPQGGLKRSEAPMHVSKVAHVTADGKATRVRFEERDGKKVRVAVKTGEVISG
- the rplE gene encoding 50S ribosomal protein L5, which produces MADKYTPRLKGMYDETIAKAMIEKFGYKNLMEVPRIDKIVLNMGVGEATQDKKKVEQAAAEMELIAGQKPVVAKAKKSIAQFKLREGMPIGCKVTLRRERMYEFLDRFITIALPRVRDFRGLNPKSFDGRGNYACGLKEQLVFPEISYDRIDKVRGMDVIVTTTAKTDDEARELLRLFGFPFPIEADGEAKQAA
- the rpsN gene encoding 30S ribosomal protein S14; protein product: MAKLSSINKNERRKLLVKKYAGKYAKLKATANDESLDDTERLIARLKMAEIPRNGNPTRIRNRCELTGRPRAYYRKFRLARVMLRDLANKGLIPGVTKSSW
- the rpsH gene encoding 30S ribosomal protein S8 — translated: MALTDPLGDMLTRIRNGQRAKKDSVLTPASKLRARVLDVLQREGYIRGYSEEQMGPAAGIRIELKYFEGQPAIKHVARVSKPGRRVYSGSQELPRIRNGLGITIVSTPRGVLSDAEAREQNVGGEVLAEVF
- the rplF gene encoding 50S ribosomal protein L6; this encodes MSRIGKKPVSVPAGVTTSIEGKTLSVKGPKGTLSLVMREEISYTLEDGSISVQPANETKAARAFWGMQRTLVQNLITGVTEGFTKKLLITGVGYRAASQGKVLKLQLGYSHDVNVDVPEGIEIKTPDQTTVEISGIDKQKVGQIAAEIRRWRKPEPYKGKGIKYDGEFIFRKEGKKK
- the rplR gene encoding 50S ribosomal protein L18; this encodes MSTKGLSLFAKRRRRNRTALRSRAGGRPRLSIHRSGKHIYAQVIDDTQGRTIASASTLEKDVRGTTGATVAAAQDVGKRVAEAAKAAGVTQVVFDRGGFLYHGRVKALADAARESGLEF
- the rpsE gene encoding 30S ribosomal protein S5 yields the protein MADENNTPETGGAPAEASTPAPESTGYQGGGGGGRGRGGPGGGGGGGRGRGGPGGGGGGGGGRGGRDGGRGGRDNRGGPRGATDDGGEELIEKLVHINRVSKTVKGGKRFGFAALVVVGDGKGRVGFGHGKAREVPEAISKATAAAKKAMVRVPLKEGRTLHHDGNGHFGAGRVTLRTAPAGTGIIAGGPMRAIFESLGVADVVTKSVGTSNPYNMIRATFEALTEQTSPKSVAQRRGKKIADLLGRGGSQTAEADAAAVAE
- the rpmD gene encoding 50S ribosomal protein L30, with protein sequence MATIKIKQTGSPIRRTGDQRATLIGLGLNKMHRVSELQDSPEVRGMIRKVQHMVEVVEG